A genomic window from Peromyscus maniculatus bairdii isolate BWxNUB_F1_BW_parent chromosome 1, HU_Pman_BW_mat_3.1, whole genome shotgun sequence includes:
- the LOC102920919 gene encoding olfactory receptor 5A1-like: protein MAVGRNISMVTNFILLGFLEHPKLQIVLFLLFLGIYLVTMAGNLGLIVLIRTDSHLHSPMYFFLSNLSFVDVSYTSSIAPKMLCDFFREQKTISFVGCATQLFFFIGMGGTECCLLAAMAYDRYAAISNPLLYPSLMSPTICVGMAITAYTGGFLTGLVQTSSIFQLHFCGSRVINHFFCDLPPLMSLSCSSTFFSQVVNFLVVCAVGGTSALVVLVSYGYIIAAVMKIHSIHGRMKAFNTCASHLTTVVLFYGSGLFSYLHSNTGYSQDKNKVVSMFYGAVIPMLNPIIYSLRNKEIKEALKKLKERKKRMSCLRAIIS from the coding sequence ATGGCTGTGGGAAGGAACATTAGCATGGTGACCAATTTCATCCTTTTGGGATTTTTAGAGCACCCCAAGCTGCAGATTGTCCTTTTCCTGTTGTTTCTGGGGATCTACCTGGTGACCATGGCTGGAAACCTGGGCCTCATTGTCCTGATCAGGACGGACTCACACCTCCActcccccatgtacttctttctTAGTAACCTGTCCTTTGTTGATGTCTCATACACTTCCTCCATAGCCCCTAAGATGCTCTGTGATTTCTTTAGGGAGCAGAAGACTATCTCCTTTGTAGGCTGTGCTACAcagcttttcttctttattgGAATGGGAGGCACTGAATGCTGTCTCCTGGCAGCCATGGCATATGACAGATATGCTGCTATCTCCAATCCTCTACTCTATCCATCCCTCATGTCACCCACCATCTGTGTGGGGATGGCTATCACAGCATACACAGGAGGGTTCCTCACTGGGTTGGTCCAAACCAGCTCCATATTCCAGCTTCATTTCTGTGGGTCTCGGGTCATTAACCATTTTTTCTGTGATTTGCCACCCCTGATGTCCTTGTCTTGCTCTAGTACTTTTTTTAGCCAAGTAGTGAACTTCCTGGTCGTGTGTGCAGTTGGTGGGACatcagccctggttgtcctggtcTCCTATGGCTACATCATTGCTGCTGTCATGAAGATTCATTCAATTCATGGGCGGATGAAGGCTTTCAACACCTGTGCCTCTCATCTAACTACAGTGGTTCTTTTCTATGGCTCTGGTCTCTTCTCATACCTCCATTCTAATACTGGCTACTCACAGGACAAAAATAAGGTGGTGTCCATGTTCTATGGTGCAGTGATACCCATGTTGAACCCTATCATCTACAGCCTAAGAAACAAGGAGATCAAAgaagcattgaagaaactcaaggAGAGAAAGAAGCGGATGTCCTGTCTCCGTGCTATAATTTCTTAg
- the LOC102927204 gene encoding macrophage-expressed gene 1 protein-like codes for MKSIIVTILIWTTAAHAATDKLLGEISETGFRKCQNALNIPALEVLPGGGWDNLRNIDMGRVMELTYTNCKTTEDGQYIIPDEVFTIPQKESNLEMNSEILDSWVNYRSTTSASINMGLDSPFKINGKFSIEFQRMKTLQVRDHAVTARVQVRNLVYTVKNNPNSELSLGFKRELMEICDHLEKNQTKMATYLAELLVLNYGTHVITSVDAGAALVQEDHIKSSFLKNSEGNQAAASISAGITFKKMVNFKPEADVGYQNGLTIGYLANRTNSRMQSIGGIPYYPGITLEIWQKGITNHLVAVDRAGLPLHFFIKPDKLPGFPQHLVEKLSKTVETAAKNYYAFNTYPGCTNVDSPNFNFQANTDDGSCDGKVANSPFGGVYQVCSQLTWYGELCPKLEQKNPLTGDFSCPSGYTPVHLLTQIYEEVFKHRVCKKKCTLKIFCKTVCEDVFPLTRAEFKAYWCAATGQVPKNSGLLFGGVFTDKSINPMTNEQSCPTSYLSLSLLENLKVCVSMDHELGHKFSIPFGGFFSCTTGNPLVDSSTSKDLGEESFPQKCPGGFSQQLGIIRDGCQVSYCVKAGVFAKASLAPVRLPPYTQLPVMSQSDASSIGEARSESATSWIKDSSTQEWRLEEPSKGISAGAIAGITVGAILALGILIALAIYGNRRLKKNEHKGIARARATPDGV; via the coding sequence ATGAAGAGCATCATTGTCACAATCCTCATCTGGACCACAGCAGCACATGCTGCAACAGACAAGCTTCTCGGAGAGATCAGTGAGACTGGCTTTCGAAAGTGCCAGAATGCTTTGAACATACCAGCTTTGGAAGTGCTACCTGGAGGTGGCTGGGATAACCTGAGGAACATAGACATGGGACGGGTAATGGAGTTGACGTACACCAACTGTAAGACCACAGAAGATGGACAGTACATCATCCCCGATGAAGTCTTTACTATTCCTCAGAAAGAGAGCAACCTGGAGATGAACTCAGAAATCCTGGATTCCTGGGTGAATTACCGCAGCACCACCTCAGCTTCCATCAACATGGGACTCGATTCTCCTTTCAAAATCAACGGCAAGTTCTCTATTGAGTTCCAAAGGATGAAGACCCTTCAAGTGAGGGATCATGCTGTAACTGCAAGAGTTCAGGTGAgaaacctggtctacacagtgaaaaaCAACCCAAATTCAGAGCTCAGCTTGGGGTTTAAGAGGGAGCTCATGGAAATCTGTGACCATctagagaaaaaccaaacaaagatggcCACCTACCTGGCAGAACTGTTGGTCCTCAACTATGGCACACATGTAATCACTAGTGTGGATGCTGGGGCTGCACTGGTTCAGGAGGATCACATAAAGTCCTCCTTCCTTAAGAACAGTGAGGGAAATCAGGCCGCTGCGAGTATATCTGCTGGAATTACCTTCAAAAAGATGGTGAACTTCAAGCCTGAGGCAGACGTTGGCTATCAGAATGGGCTGACCATAGGCTACCTTGCTAACAGAACCAACTCCAGGATGCAGAGCATTGGAGGGATTCCATACTACCCAGGCATCACCTTAGAAATCTGGCAGAAGGGCATCACTAACCACCTGGTGGCAGTAGACCGTGCTGGCTTGCCTCTGCATTTCTTCATCAAGCCTGACAAGCTGCCTGGTTTTCCACAACACTTGGTGGAGAAGCTATCTAAGACAGTGGAAACTGCTGCGAAAAACTACTACGCCTTTAACACATACCCAGGCTGCACAAATGTTGATTCCCCCAACTTCAATTTTCAAGCCAATACAGATGATGGCTCTTGTGATGGTAAGGTAGCCAATTCCCCCTTTGGAGGCGTTTATCAGGTGTGTTCTCAACTCACATGGTATGGTGAACTCTGCCCAAAATTGGAGCAGAAGAATCCACTCACTGGTGATTTCTCCTGTCCCTCTGGCTACACCCCTGTCCATTTGCTGACTCAGATCTACGAGGAGGTTTTCAAGCACAGGGTATGTAAAAAGAAGTGCACCCTCAAGATCTTCTGCAAGACAGTATGTGAAGATGTCTTCCCACTGACCAGGGCTGAATTCAAGGCTTATTGGTGTGCAGCCACTGGCCAAGTACCTAAAAACTCAGGACTTCTCTTTGGGGGAGTCTTCACTGACAAGAGCATCAACCCCATGACAAATGAACAATCATGCCCAACCAGCTACCTTTCACTGAGCTTGTTGGAGAACCTCAAGGTATGTGTTTCTATGGATCATGAGTTGGGGCACAAGTTTTCAATCCCCTTTGGTGGGTTTTTCAGCTGTACAACGGGGAACCCCTTGGTTGATTCTTCGACATCCAAAGACTTAGGGGAAGAATCATTTCCGCAAAAGTGTCCTGGGGGCTTCAGCCAACAGCTAGGTATTATCAGAGATGGATGCCAAGTGTCCTACTGTGTCAAGGCTGGGGTCTTTGCAAAGGCATCCCTGGCCCCTGTTAGGCTACCACCTTACACTCAACTACCCGTTATGAGTCAGTCTGATGCCAGCTCCATTGGAGAGGCAAGGAGTGAGAGTGCCACATCCTGGATTAAGGACTCCTCCACCCaggagtggaggctggaggagccaTCAAAAGGCATATCAGCAGGAGCCATTGCTGGAATCACAGTTGGGGCGATCCTAGCATTAGGGATTTTAATTGCCTTGGCCATCTATGGCAACCGGAGGCTTAAGAAGAATGAACACAAAGGAATTGCAAGAGCTAGAGCCACCCCTGATGGAGTGTAA